Proteins encoded by one window of Culicoides brevitarsis isolate CSIRO-B50_1 chromosome 2, AGI_CSIRO_Cbre_v1, whole genome shotgun sequence:
- the LOC134832666 gene encoding FMR1-interacting protein NUFIP1 has translation MSQNPDDFQKPKLPTPKIPDLYQRLTTPHFSTPAGMLLKGSLQPPPMYGLRGSTIAPKFLPKPAPTYKELVMERPAYKKPVVPPPLPEPSVFCDFCDRSFRTTDQLDKHKMQTHRELMGIKPRVYTPEEINEWKEARKKRYPTTQNILARQQAQEERIKRGERLQESKSRFGRKEERRQPTQKRENHDNSWQERKKKFPPSKKFVPIEPVEEPKTVEEDAETLNGLPKFKGTSTLTNYERTLVLKQTSALSFLGSYGSGSESDEEEIEENPLETPKNEIPDDERPEETPIVKIDPFTDAEIASTPNHEPPPKDVSNENSSKKRQRKRKHSKDETQTEEIAVETEKNKEKVPKPRPSSSKRQAQRPPWYSRYRRYQNTMLEKLLQPEIRHERNVLLQCVRFVVENKFFGIGSENSCTENPALTEENTSNNDKNE, from the coding sequence atgtctcaaaatcCAGACGATTTTCAAAAACCGAAGCTGCCGACGCCAAAAATTCCGGATCTGTATCAACGTTTGACGACGCCACACTTTTCAACGCCAGCCGGGATGCTGTTAAAAGGCTCTTTGCAACCTCCGCCGATGTACGGACTACGAGGCTCGACAATTGCTCCGAAATTCCTGCCAAAACCCGCTCCGACATACAAAGAACTCGTTATGGAACGTCCCGCGTACAAGAAACCCGTCGTCCCGCCACCTCTACCGGAGCCTTCtgttttttgtgacttttgtgATCGCTCGTTTCGCACCACGGATCAACTTGACAAGCACAAAATGCAAACGCATCGCGAGCTAATGGGCATCAAACCGCGCGTTTATACGCCCGAAGAGATAAATGAGTGGAAGGAAGCTCGGAAAAAGCGATATCCGACGACGCAGAATATTCTGGCGAGACAACAAGCGCAGGAAGAGCGGATTAAACGCGGCGAACGACTTCAAGAATCGAAATCGCGGTTCGGCAGGAAGGAAGAACGACGACAACCGACACAGAAAAGGGAAAATCACGACAATTCGTGGCAGGAACGGAAGAAAAAATTCCCTCCTAGCAAGAAATTTGTGCCAATTGAACCAGTTGAGGAACCAAAAACGGTCGAAGAGGATGCGGAAACATTAAATGGCCTTCCAAAATTCAAAGGAACTTCGACCTTAACGAATTACGAGCGAACTCTAGTGCTGAAACAGACAAGTGCCTTATCATTTTTAGGCTCGTATGGCAGCGGATCCGAGTCTGACGAAGAAGAAATCGAAGAAAATCCATTAGAAAcgccaaaaaatgaaattccagACGATGAAAGACCCGAAGAGACGCCAATTGTGAAAATTGATCCTTTCACAGATGCGGAAATTGCGTCGACACCGAACCATGAACCGCCGCCGAAAGATGTTTCAAAcgaaaattcatcgaaaaagcGACAACGGAAGAGAAAACATTCAAAAGACGAGACACAAACAGAAGAAATTGCCGTGGaaacagagaaaaataaagaaaaagtgcCAAAACCGAGACCATCGAGCTCAAAACGTCAAGCACAAAGACCTCCGTGGTACAGTCGGTACCGAAGATATCAAAATACAATGTTGGAAAAGCTGCTACAGCCGGAAATTCGTCACGAGAGAAACGTTTTGTTGCAATGTGTGAGGTTTGTGGTCGAAAATAAGTTTTTCGGGATCGGATCTGAGAACAGCTGCACAGAAAATCCAGCTTTAACTGAAGAAAACACCTcaaataatgacaaaaatgaataa
- the LOC134832670 gene encoding mediator of RNA polymerase II transcription subunit 11 has product MATRNPLDKIEILDSIEKDIITCLTSAGSVLQELGKDKSSLKSVENHTTQFLKSLNLVETKLTEQVNYLTQVSTGQPHEGSGYASAKVLQMAWHRIHHVKSRVRELDESKTKYLQNQARSRMIGGVTPGQSAAQNGNMGVVNAANAGNQQQQQQQQQPMQQGGGGGSTPVQQQPNGGSGGTQSTS; this is encoded by the exons ATGGCAACTCGAAACCCTTTAGACAAGATCGAAATCTTGGATTCCATTGAAAAAGACATCATCACATGTTTAACGAGTGCag GCAGCGTTTTGCAAGAACTCGGCAAAGATAAATCCAGTCTCAAGTCTGTCGAGAACCACACGACGCAATTTTTAAAGTCCCTGAATCTCGTGGAGACTAAACTCACGGAACAAGTCAATTATCTCACGCAAGTTAGTACGGGACAACCGCACGAAGGCTCAGGCTATGCTTCCGCCAAAGTGCTCCAAATGGCATGGCATCGAATTCATCACGTGAAGAGTCGAGTGCGCGAATTGGACGAATCaaagacaaaatatttgcaaaatcaGGCACGTTCGCGGATGATTGGTGGCGTGACGCCGGGTCAAAGTGCCGCGCAAAACGGTAATATGGGAGTCGTGAATGCAGCAAATGCTGGAaatcaacagcagcagcaacaacaacagcagccgATGCAGCAAGGAGGCGGCGGGGGATCAACTCCGGTGCAACAACAGCCGAACGGGGGAAGTGGAGGGACGCAATCTAcctcttaa
- the LOC134828693 gene encoding cyclic nucleotide-gated cation channel subunit A: protein MATPRYRSPSLVLPSKTKQQELEDEQRWEDEHKFNMSNGFANTIASAAARARYHKRYNEYLKSTNCLRNSYEVPNNTNSFTKSESMLTTRPHPDALLPPRCYTEEENVMLNIAAGSGLENTVQIMKSPFLSAQQVKEKQKSRSVFRRVYNVLRYRISDVNSTKPGDFFFSTTKDSESVANAANDKKDKPVEVVSRLSFDPSLPAYYRWLSIVSLAVLYNVIFVIGRAVFWDINKKAPGMWFTFDYIADLIYICDTVVHCHEGYLDQGLLVRDASKLRKNYFGSKKWYTDFASFVPTDVIYFWWHPSSCSSVRVPCPVIIRLNRMFRLPRLLEWFDRTETQTGYPNAFRICKVVLVILILIHWNACFYFAISYALGFGSDNWVYNLNGARNASLSRQYIYSFYWSTLTLTTIGETPTPENDAEYLFVVGDFLAGVLIFATIVGNIGSMISNMNLARVEFQNRMDGVKQYMAFRKVGHELEARVIRWFAYTWSQSGALDEERVLAALPDKLKAEIAIRVHMDTLRQVRIFQDCEPGLLEALVLKLKLQIFSPGDYICRKGDVGKEMYIVKSGKLSVVGDDGTTVFVTLGAGSVFGEVSVLDIPGNKTGNRRTANVRSSGYSDLFCLSKRDLWETLADYPEARQLLTERGCQLLRKDNLLDEDIFALSQKNQDPIEYGIEKLETSVENINDRLARLLAEYAASQAKLKQRISRLEEDSRSKTSKRSLKHRHSSSSTSSRPGTSDSTKRKERTL from the exons ATGGCGACTCCTCGATATCGTTCGCCGTCGTTAGTGCTACCGTCGAAAACAAAGCAGCAAGAATTGGAGGATGAGCAACGATGGGAAGATGAGCACAAATTTAATATGAGCAATGG TTTTGCCAACACCATTGCCTCGGCCGCTGCACGTGCTCGTTACCACAAGCGCTACaatgaatatttgaaaagtACAAATTGTCTAAGGAATTCATACGAAGTTCCCAATAACACGAATAGCTTTACGAAAAGTGAGTCAATGCTCACGACGAGACCGCATCCTGATGCACTTTTGCCGCCAAGATGTTACACGGAGGAAGAGAATGTGATGCTGAATATTGCTGCCGGAAGTGGTTTGGAAAATACCGTGCAAATTATGAAAAGTCCATTTTTGTCGGCGCAGCAAGTGAAAGag AAACAGAAAAGTCGATCAGTGTTTCGACGTGTCTACAATGTACTACGGTATCGCATATCAGATGTAAATAGCACCAAACCGggggattttttcttttcgacgACGAAGGATAGTGAAAGTGTTGCAAATGCAGCGAACGATAAGAAGGATAAGCCGGTGGAAGTTGTTAGTCGGCTGTCATTTGATCCATCGTTGCCAGCTTATTATCGG TGGCTGTCTATTGTATCGCTAGCAGTTTTGTACAACGTCAT ATTTGTGATTGGACGTGCTGTTTTCTGGGACATCAACAAAAAGGCACCGGGCATGTGGTTCACGTTTGATTACATCGCCGATTTGATTTATATCTGTGACACTGTTGTGCATTGCCATGAAG GTTACTTGGATCAAGGATTGCTGGTACGCGACGCGAGCAAGTTGCGAAAGAATTATTTCGGCTCGAAGAAATGGTACACGGATTTCGCGTCGTTTGTCCCGACTGATGTGATCTACTTTTGGTGGCATCCGTCATCGTGCAGCAGTGTTCGAGTGCCATGTCCCGTAATTATCCGACTAAATCGCATGTTTCGCTTGCCACGACTGCTCGAGTGGTTTGATCGCACAGAAACTCAAACAGGATACCCGAATGCGTTTCGCATCTGCAAAGTTGTGTTGGTCATTTTGATCCTCATCCACTGGAATGCCTGCTTTTATTTTGCGATTTCTTACGCACTTGGCTTCGGGTCGGATAATTGGGTCTACAATCTCAATGGAGCTCGAAATGCGTCACTTTCGCGACAATATATCTACAGTTTTTACTGGTCAACGCTCACTTTGACCACAATTGGCGAGACTCCGACACCCGAAAATGACGCAGAATATCTCTTCGTGGTCGGCGATTTTCTTGCGGGAGTTTTGATCTTCGCTACCATCGTCGGTAACATCGGTTCTATGATTTCGAACATGAATTTGGCGCGAGTTGAGTTCCAAAATCGCATGGATGGGGTCAAGCAGTACATGGCCTTCCGTAAAGTGGGACATGAACTCGAAGCGCGCGTTATTCGTTGGTTTGCTTACACATGGTCGCAGAGTGGAGCATTAGACGAGGAACGAGTGTTGGCAGCATTACCCGATAAATTGAAGGCGGAAATTGCTATTCGAGTGCATATGGACACGTTACGTCAAGTGAGGATTTTTCAAGATTGCGAGCCGGGATTATTGGAAGCACTCGTACTAAAATTGAAGCTtcaa atTTTCAGTCCGGGCGATTACATTTGCCGCAAAGGAGATGTCGGAAAGGAAATGTACATTGTCAAAAGTGGTAAATTAAGCGTTGTAGGAGATGATGGTACCACAGTTTTCGTCACTTTAGGTGCTGGATCTGTATTTGGagag gTGTCAGTTTTGGACATTCCGGGCAACAAAACAGGAAATCGACGTACCGCAAATGTCCGTTCAAGCG GATATTCCGATTTATTCTGTTTATCAAAGCGTGATTTGTGGGAGACCCTTGCTGATTACCCAGAAGCTCGTCAATTGTTAACAGAACGTGGTTGTCAGTTACTGCGCAAGGATAATTTGCTCGATGAGGATATTTTTGcat tgtCCCAGAAGAACCAAGATCCGATAGAATATGGCATCGAAAAGTTGGAAACCAGCGTTGAAAACATTAACGACCGATTAGCGAGACTTTTAGCAGAGTATGCCGCGTCACAGGCCAAGTTGAAACAACGTATTTCTCGTTTAGAGGAGGa tagtCGTTCGAAGACATCAAAGAGATCTCTGAAGCATCGTCATTCATCGTCTTCGACGTCATCTAGGCCAGGAACGAGCGATtcaacaaaaagaaaagaaagaacgtTATAA